In a genomic window of Rhinolophus ferrumequinum isolate MPI-CBG mRhiFer1 chromosome 2, mRhiFer1_v1.p, whole genome shotgun sequence:
- the SLC5A3 gene encoding sodium/myo-inositol cotransporter: MRAVLETADIAIVALYFVLVLCIGFFAMWKSNRSTVSGYFLAGRSMTWVAIGASLFVSNIGSEHFIGLAGSGAASGFAVGAWEFNALLLLQLLGWVFIPIYIRSGVYTMPEYLSKRFGGHRIQVYFAALSLILYIFTKLSVDLYSGALFIQESLGWNLYVSVILLISMTALLTVTGGLVAVIYTDTLQALLMIIGALTLMVISMMEVGGFEEVKRRYMLASPNVTSILLTYNLSNTNSCNVDPKKDALKMLRNPTDEDVPWPGFILGQTPASVWYWCADQVIVQRVLAAKNIAHAKGSTLMAGFLKLLPMFIIVVPGMISRILFADDIACINPEHCMQVCGSRAGCSNIAYPRLVMKLVPVGLRGLMMAVMIAALMSDLDSIFNSASTIFTLDVYKLIRKTASSRELMIVGRIFVAFMVVISIAWVPIIVEMQGGQMYLYIQEVADYLTPPVAALFLLAIFWKRCNEQGAFYGGMAGFVLGAVRLTLAFAYRAPECDQPDNRPEFIKDIHYMYVATALFWVTGLITVIVSLLTSPPTKEQIRTTTFWSKKSLVVKESCSPKDEPYKMQEKSILRCSENSEAINHIIPNGKSEDSIKGLQPEDINLLVTCREEGNPVASLGHSEAETPVDAYSNGQAALMGEKERKKETEDGSRYWKFIDWFCGFKSKSLSKRSLRDLMEEEAVCLQMLEEPPQVKIVLNIGLVAVCSLGIFMFVYFSL, encoded by the coding sequence ATGAGGGCTGTACTGGAGACAGCAGACATTGCCATAGTGGCCCTGTATTTTGTCCTGGTCCTGTGCATTGGTTTTTTTGCCATGTGGAAATCTAATAGAAGCACCGTGAGTGGATACTTCCTGGCCGGGCGCTCTATGACCTGGGTAGCAATTGGTGCCTCTCTGTTTGTGAGCAATATTGGGAGTGAGCACTTCATTGGGCTGGCGGGATCTGGAGCTGCAAGTGGATTTGCAGTAGGCGCATGGGAATTCAATGCCTTACTGCTTTTGCAACTTCTGGGATGGGTTTTCATCCCGATTTACATCCGGTCAGGGGTATACACCATGCCTGAATACTTGTCCAAGCGGTTTGGTGGCCATAGGATTCAGGTCTATTTTGCAGCCTTGTCTCTAATTCTCTATATATTCACCAAGCTCTCAGTGGACCTGTATTCGGGCGCCCTTTTTATCCAGGAGTCTTTGGGTTGGAATCTCTATGTGTCTGTCATCCTGCTCATTAGCATGACTGCTTTGCTGACCGTCACCGGAGGCCTCGTGGCGGTGATTTACACAGACACTCTGCAGGCTCTGCTCATGATCATTGGGGCCCTCACGCTTATGGTCATTAGCATGATGGAGGTTGGCGGGTTTGAGGAAGTTAAGAGAAGGTATATGTTGGCCTCACCCAATGTCACTTCCATCTTGTTGACATACAACCTTTCCAACACGAATTCTTGTAATGTCGACCCTAAGAAAGATGCGCTGAAAATGTTGCGGAATCCAACAGATGAAGATGTTCCTTGGCCTGGATTCATTCTTGGGCAGACCCCAGCTTCAGTGTGGTACTGGTGTGCTGACCAAGTCATCGTGCAGAGGGTCCTAGCGGCTAAAAACATTGCGCATGCCAAAGGCTCTACTCTAATGGCTGGCTTCTTGAAGCTTCTGCCAATGTTTATCATAGTTGTCCCAGGAATGATTTCTAGGATACTGTTTGCTGATGACATAGCTTGCATCAACCCAGAGCACTGCATGCAAGTGTGTGGAAGCAGAGCTGGGTGCTCGAATATTGCTTACCCGCGCCTGGTGATGAAGCTGGTGCCCGTGGGCCTCCGGGGCCTCATGATGGCGGTGATGATTGCAGCTCTGATGAGTGACTTGGACTCTATTTTTAACAGTGCCAGCACCATATTCACTCTCGATGTGTACAAACTCATCCGCAAGACTGCGAGCTCCCGCGAACTGATGATCGTGGGGAGGATTTTCGTGGCTTTCATGGTGGTGATCAGCATCGCGTGGGTGCCCATCATTGTCGAGATGCAAGGCGGCCAGATGTACCTTTACATTCAGGAGGTCGCAGATTACCTGACGCCTCCAGTTGCGGCCCTGTTCCTTCTGGCCATTTTCTGGAAGCGCTGCAATGAACAAGGGGCTTTCTATGGTGGAATGGCTGGCTTTGTTCTTGGAGCAGTTCGTTTGACACTGGCCTTTGCCTACCGTGCCCCAGAATGTGACCAACCTGATAACAGGCCAGAATTCATCAAAGACATTCATTATATGTATGTGGCCACAGCCTTGTTTTGGGTCACAGGACTCATTACTGTAATTGTTAGCCTTCTCACCTCACCTCCCACGAAGGAACAGATTCGTACCACCACTTTTTGGTCGAAGAAGAGCCTGGTGGTGAAGGAAAGCTGCTCCCCGAAAGACGAACCGTACAAAATGCAAGAGAAGAGCATCCTGAGATGCAGTGAGAATAGTGAGGCCATCAACCACATCATTCCCAATGGGAAATCCGAGGACAGCATCAAGGGCCTTCAGCCCGAGGATATTAATCTCCTGGTGACCTGCAGAGAAGAGGGCAACCCGGTGGCTTCCTTAGGTCATTCAGAGGCGGAAACACCAGTAGATGCGTATTCCAATGGGCAAGCAGCGCTCATGGgcgagaaagagaggaagaaagaaacagaggatgGAAGCCGGTATTGGAAGTTCATAGATTGGTTCTGTGGCTTTAAAAGTAAGAGCCTCAGTAAGAGGAGCCTGAGAGACCTGATGGAAGAGGAGGCTGTCTGCTTACAAATGTTGGAGGAGCCTCCGCAGGTCAAAATTGTACTGAACATTGGACTTGTTGCTGTGTGTTCACTTGGaattttcatgtttgtttatttctccttatgA